Proteins from one Pagrus major chromosome 1, Pma_NU_1.0 genomic window:
- the LOC141013425 gene encoding CSC1-like protein 2 isoform X2, whose translation MLRVLIVTMAMYSPSQACSGQDNCSAHSESKDYCYSARIRSTVLQGLPFGGVPTVLALDFMCFLVLLFVFSILRKVAWDYGRLALVTDADRLKKRFSDLEEREYVASAMHSETPDRYERLTSVSSSVDFDQRDNGFCSWLTAIFRIKDEEIREKCGEDAVHYLSFQRHIIGLLVVVGVLSVGIVLPVNFSGDLLENNAYSFGRTTIANLKSGTNLLWLHTSFAFMYLLLTVYSMRRHTSKMHYKEDDLVKRTLFINGISKYAEETQIKQHFEQAYENCTVLEARICYNVAKLMSLNAERKKTERSKKFFTDLMAKEHVPTMINPKPCGHLCCCAITGCEEEEAVSYYTKREAKLKEEYRKEKEKVHTKPLGMAFVTFQNEAMTAIILKDFNACQVQGCRCRQEPQSSQFSEALHVHSWSVSYAPDPQNVRWEHLSLGGICWWIRCFIINCILFILLFFLTTPAIIISTMDKFNVTKPVEYLNNPIVTQFFPTLLLWAFSALLPTIVYYSAFFEAHWTRSGENRTTMHKCYTFLIFMVLLLPSLGLSSLDVFFRWLFDKKFLADAKVRFECVFLPDNGAFFVNYVIASAFIGNAMDLLRIPGLLMYMIRLCLARSAADRRNVKRHQAYEFQFGAAYAWMMNVFTVVMAYSITCPIIVPFGLMYMLLKHLVDRYNMYYAYLPSKLDKKIHSGAVTQVVAAPILCLFWLLFFSTVRTGFETPTSMFTLVVLIVTIVVCLSHVCFGHFKYLSAHNYKIDTKENDVDAVENGRPSRPSSSPTTKSQQQQQQQQQQQQQMYIAQVLQDPNSDEPGGGSGEEDRGSSQDEEMMNGGNSINEADFQSGEDSLIANEVHQ comes from the exons ATGCTAAGAGTGCTGATCGTTACCATGGCGATGTACAGCCCCAGCCAGGCGTGCAGCGGTCAGGACAACTGCTCCGCCCACAGCGAGTCCAAAGACTACTGCTACTCGGCTCGCATCCGCAGCACGGTGCTGCAGGGGCTGCCGTTCGGAGGAGTGCCCACCGTGCTCGCCCTCGACTTCATGTGCTTCctg GTGCTGCTCTTCGTCTTCTCCATCCTACGGAAAGTGGCGTGGGACTATGGCCGCCTGGCGCTGGTCACCGACGctgacag ACTGAAGAAGCGTTTCAGCGACCTGGAGGAGCGTGAATA CGTCGCCTCAGCGATGCACTCAGAGACGCCCGACCGATACGAACGCCTCACCTCCGTCTCCAGCTCCGTCGACTTCGACCAGAGAGACAAC gGCTTCTGCTCGTGGTTGACGGCCATCTTCAGAATAAA ggaTGAAGAGATCAGGGAGAAGTGTGGTGAGGACGCCGTCCACTATCTGTCCTTCCAGCGTCACATCATCGGCCTGCTGGTCGTCGTCGGCGTCCTCTCTGTCGGCATCGTCCTGCCCGTCAACTTCTCCGGAGACCTGCTGG AAAACAACGCCTACAGCTTCGGACGCACCACCATAGCCAACCTGAAGTCTGG GACGAACCTGCTGTGGCTGCACACGTCGTTTGCCTTCATGTATCTGCTCCTGACCGTCTACAGCATGAGGAGACACACGTCCAAGATGCACTACAAGGAGGACGACCTG GTGAAGCGCACTTTATTCATTAACGGCATCTCTAAATACGCCGAGGAGACTCAGATCAAACAGCACTTTGA GCAGGCGTACGAGAACTGCACCGTGCTCGAGGCTCGAATCTGCTACAACGTGGCCAAACTGATGTCTCTGAACGCCGAGAG GAAGAAGACGGAGCGCAGTAAGAAGTTCTTCACCGACCTGATGGCGAAGGAACACGTTCCCACCATGATCAACCCCAAACCCTGTGGACACCTCTGCTGCTGCGCCATCACCGGCTGCGAAGAG gaggaggcagTCAGCTACTACACCAAGAGGGAGGCCAAGCTGAAGGAGGAGTacaggaaggagaaggagaaggtcCACACTAAACCGCTGGGCATGGCCTTTGTCACCTTCCAGAATGAGGCCATGACTGCCAT TATTTTGAAGGACTTCAACGCTTGTCAGGTTCAGGGCTGTCGGTGTCGTCAGGAGCCACAGTCCTCTCAGTTCAGCGAGGCTCTTCACGTTCACAGCTGGAGTGTTTCGTACGCGCCCGACCCGCAGAACGTCCGCTG GGAACACCTGTCGCTGGGCGGGATCTGCTGGTGGATCCGCTGCTTCATCATCAACTGCATCCTCTTCatcctgctcttcttcctcaccACGCCCGCCATCATCATCTCCACCATGGACAAGTTCAACGTCACCAAGCCCGTCGAGTATCTCAAT AACCCGATCGTCACCCAGTTCTTCCccactctgctgctctgggccttctctgctctgctgcccaCCATCGTCTACTACTCGGCCTTCTTCGAGGCTCATTGGACCAG gtctggAGAAAACAGGACGACGATGCATAAATGTTACACCTTCCTGATCTTCATGGTTCTGCTGCTGCCATCTCTCGGACTCAGCAG TCTGGATGTTTTCTTCCGTTGGCTCTTTGATAAGAAGTTCCTGGCTGATGCCAAAGTCAGATTTGA GTGCGTCTTCCTGCCAGATAACGGAGCATTCTTTGTCAACTACGTCATCGCCTCTGCGTTCATCGGGAACGCCATGGACCTGCTGAGGATCCCCGGTCTGCTCATGTACATGATCCGGCTGTGCCTGGCTCGCTCTGCTGCCGACCGCCGCAACGTCAAGAGG CACCAGGCCTATGAGTTTCAGTTCGGGGCCGCGTATGCCTGGATGATGAATGTCTTCACGGTGGTGATGGCCTACAGTATCACCTGTCCCATCATCGTCCCCTTCG GTCTGATGTACATGCTGCTGAAACACCTGGTGGACCGGTACAACATGTACTACGCCTACCTGCCCTCCAAACTGGACAAGAAGATCCACTCGGGAGCCGTCACCCAGGTGGTGGCAGCTCCCATCCTCTGCCTCTTCTGGCTGCTCTTCTTCTCCACTGTACGCACAG GCTTTGAGACGCCAACCTCCATGTTCACTCTGGTGGTTCTGATCGTCACCATCgtggtctgtctgtctcacgTCTGCTTCGGACACTTCAAGTACCTCAGCGCTCACAACTACAAG atCGACACCAAGGAGAACGACGTGGACGCCGTCGAGAACGGACGTCCATCTCGTCCTTCGTCCTCCCCCACCACCAAATCTCAG cagcaacagcagcagcagcagcagcagcagcagcagatgtacATCGCCCAGGTGCTCCAGGACCCAAACTCGGACGAGCCTGGCGGTGGCAGTGGCGAGGAGGACCGAGGGTCGTCCCAGGACGAGGAAATGATGAACGGAGGGAACAGCATCAATGAGGCGGATTTTCAGTCAGGGGAGGACAGTCTGATCGCCAACGAGGTCCACCAGTAG
- the LOC141013425 gene encoding CSC1-like protein 2 isoform X1, with product MLRVLIVTMAMYSPSQACSGQDNCSAHSESKDYCYSARIRSTVLQGLPFGGVPTVLALDFMCFLVLLFVFSILRKVAWDYGRLALVTDADRLKKRFSDLEEREYVASAMHSETPDRYERLTSVSSSVDFDQRDNGFCSWLTAIFRIKDEEIREKCGEDAVHYLSFQRHIIGLLVVVGVLSVGIVLPVNFSGDLLENNAYSFGRTTIANLKSGTNLLWLHTSFAFMYLLLTVYSMRRHTSKMHYKEDDLVKRTLFINGISKYAEETQIKQHFEQAYENCTVLEARICYNVAKLMSLNAERKKTERSKKFFTDLMAKEHVPTMINPKPCGHLCCCAITGCEEEEAVSYYTKREAKLKEEYRKEKEKVHTKPLGMAFVTFQNEAMTAIILKDFNACQVQGCRCRQEPQSSQFSEALHVHSWSVSYAPDPQNVRWEHLSLGGICWWIRCFIINCILFILLFFLTTPAIIISTMDKFNVTKPVEYLNNPIVTQFFPTLLLWAFSALLPTIVYYSAFFEAHWTRSGENRTTMHKCYTFLIFMVLLLPSLGLSSLDVFFRWLFDKKFLADAKVRFECVFLPDNGAFFVNYVIASAFIGNAMDLLRIPGLLMYMIRLCLARSAADRRNVKRHQAYEFQFGAAYAWMMNVFTVVMAYSITCPIIVPFGLMYMLLKHLVDRYNMYYAYLPSKLDKKIHSGAVTQVVAAPILCLFWLLFFSTVRTGFETPTSMFTLVVLIVTIVVCLSHVCFGHFKYLSAHNYKIDTKENDVDAVENGRPSRPSSSPTTKSQQQQQQQQQQQQQQMYIAQVLQDPNSDEPGGGSGEEDRGSSQDEEMMNGGNSINEADFQSGEDSLIANEVHQ from the exons ATGCTAAGAGTGCTGATCGTTACCATGGCGATGTACAGCCCCAGCCAGGCGTGCAGCGGTCAGGACAACTGCTCCGCCCACAGCGAGTCCAAAGACTACTGCTACTCGGCTCGCATCCGCAGCACGGTGCTGCAGGGGCTGCCGTTCGGAGGAGTGCCCACCGTGCTCGCCCTCGACTTCATGTGCTTCctg GTGCTGCTCTTCGTCTTCTCCATCCTACGGAAAGTGGCGTGGGACTATGGCCGCCTGGCGCTGGTCACCGACGctgacag ACTGAAGAAGCGTTTCAGCGACCTGGAGGAGCGTGAATA CGTCGCCTCAGCGATGCACTCAGAGACGCCCGACCGATACGAACGCCTCACCTCCGTCTCCAGCTCCGTCGACTTCGACCAGAGAGACAAC gGCTTCTGCTCGTGGTTGACGGCCATCTTCAGAATAAA ggaTGAAGAGATCAGGGAGAAGTGTGGTGAGGACGCCGTCCACTATCTGTCCTTCCAGCGTCACATCATCGGCCTGCTGGTCGTCGTCGGCGTCCTCTCTGTCGGCATCGTCCTGCCCGTCAACTTCTCCGGAGACCTGCTGG AAAACAACGCCTACAGCTTCGGACGCACCACCATAGCCAACCTGAAGTCTGG GACGAACCTGCTGTGGCTGCACACGTCGTTTGCCTTCATGTATCTGCTCCTGACCGTCTACAGCATGAGGAGACACACGTCCAAGATGCACTACAAGGAGGACGACCTG GTGAAGCGCACTTTATTCATTAACGGCATCTCTAAATACGCCGAGGAGACTCAGATCAAACAGCACTTTGA GCAGGCGTACGAGAACTGCACCGTGCTCGAGGCTCGAATCTGCTACAACGTGGCCAAACTGATGTCTCTGAACGCCGAGAG GAAGAAGACGGAGCGCAGTAAGAAGTTCTTCACCGACCTGATGGCGAAGGAACACGTTCCCACCATGATCAACCCCAAACCCTGTGGACACCTCTGCTGCTGCGCCATCACCGGCTGCGAAGAG gaggaggcagTCAGCTACTACACCAAGAGGGAGGCCAAGCTGAAGGAGGAGTacaggaaggagaaggagaaggtcCACACTAAACCGCTGGGCATGGCCTTTGTCACCTTCCAGAATGAGGCCATGACTGCCAT TATTTTGAAGGACTTCAACGCTTGTCAGGTTCAGGGCTGTCGGTGTCGTCAGGAGCCACAGTCCTCTCAGTTCAGCGAGGCTCTTCACGTTCACAGCTGGAGTGTTTCGTACGCGCCCGACCCGCAGAACGTCCGCTG GGAACACCTGTCGCTGGGCGGGATCTGCTGGTGGATCCGCTGCTTCATCATCAACTGCATCCTCTTCatcctgctcttcttcctcaccACGCCCGCCATCATCATCTCCACCATGGACAAGTTCAACGTCACCAAGCCCGTCGAGTATCTCAAT AACCCGATCGTCACCCAGTTCTTCCccactctgctgctctgggccttctctgctctgctgcccaCCATCGTCTACTACTCGGCCTTCTTCGAGGCTCATTGGACCAG gtctggAGAAAACAGGACGACGATGCATAAATGTTACACCTTCCTGATCTTCATGGTTCTGCTGCTGCCATCTCTCGGACTCAGCAG TCTGGATGTTTTCTTCCGTTGGCTCTTTGATAAGAAGTTCCTGGCTGATGCCAAAGTCAGATTTGA GTGCGTCTTCCTGCCAGATAACGGAGCATTCTTTGTCAACTACGTCATCGCCTCTGCGTTCATCGGGAACGCCATGGACCTGCTGAGGATCCCCGGTCTGCTCATGTACATGATCCGGCTGTGCCTGGCTCGCTCTGCTGCCGACCGCCGCAACGTCAAGAGG CACCAGGCCTATGAGTTTCAGTTCGGGGCCGCGTATGCCTGGATGATGAATGTCTTCACGGTGGTGATGGCCTACAGTATCACCTGTCCCATCATCGTCCCCTTCG GTCTGATGTACATGCTGCTGAAACACCTGGTGGACCGGTACAACATGTACTACGCCTACCTGCCCTCCAAACTGGACAAGAAGATCCACTCGGGAGCCGTCACCCAGGTGGTGGCAGCTCCCATCCTCTGCCTCTTCTGGCTGCTCTTCTTCTCCACTGTACGCACAG GCTTTGAGACGCCAACCTCCATGTTCACTCTGGTGGTTCTGATCGTCACCATCgtggtctgtctgtctcacgTCTGCTTCGGACACTTCAAGTACCTCAGCGCTCACAACTACAAG atCGACACCAAGGAGAACGACGTGGACGCCGTCGAGAACGGACGTCCATCTCGTCCTTCGTCCTCCCCCACCACCAAATCTCAG cagcagcaacagcagcagcagcagcagcagcagcagcagatgtacATCGCCCAGGTGCTCCAGGACCCAAACTCGGACGAGCCTGGCGGTGGCAGTGGCGAGGAGGACCGAGGGTCGTCCCAGGACGAGGAAATGATGAACGGAGGGAACAGCATCAATGAGGCGGATTTTCAGTCAGGGGAGGACAGTCTGATCGCCAACGAGGTCCACCAGTAG
- the LOC141013425 gene encoding CSC1-like protein 2 isoform X3 has translation MLRVLIVTMAMYSPSQACSGQDNCSAHSESKDYCYSARIRSTVLQGLPFGGVPTVLALDFMCFLVLLFVFSILRKVAWDYGRLALVTDADSVASAMHSETPDRYERLTSVSSSVDFDQRDNGFCSWLTAIFRIKDEEIREKCGEDAVHYLSFQRHIIGLLVVVGVLSVGIVLPVNFSGDLLENNAYSFGRTTIANLKSGTNLLWLHTSFAFMYLLLTVYSMRRHTSKMHYKEDDLVKRTLFINGISKYAEETQIKQHFEQAYENCTVLEARICYNVAKLMSLNAERKKTERSKKFFTDLMAKEHVPTMINPKPCGHLCCCAITGCEEEEAVSYYTKREAKLKEEYRKEKEKVHTKPLGMAFVTFQNEAMTAIILKDFNACQVQGCRCRQEPQSSQFSEALHVHSWSVSYAPDPQNVRWEHLSLGGICWWIRCFIINCILFILLFFLTTPAIIISTMDKFNVTKPVEYLNNPIVTQFFPTLLLWAFSALLPTIVYYSAFFEAHWTRSGENRTTMHKCYTFLIFMVLLLPSLGLSSLDVFFRWLFDKKFLADAKVRFECVFLPDNGAFFVNYVIASAFIGNAMDLLRIPGLLMYMIRLCLARSAADRRNVKRHQAYEFQFGAAYAWMMNVFTVVMAYSITCPIIVPFGLMYMLLKHLVDRYNMYYAYLPSKLDKKIHSGAVTQVVAAPILCLFWLLFFSTVRTGFETPTSMFTLVVLIVTIVVCLSHVCFGHFKYLSAHNYKIDTKENDVDAVENGRPSRPSSSPTTKSQQQQQQQQQQQQQQMYIAQVLQDPNSDEPGGGSGEEDRGSSQDEEMMNGGNSINEADFQSGEDSLIANEVHQ, from the exons ATGCTAAGAGTGCTGATCGTTACCATGGCGATGTACAGCCCCAGCCAGGCGTGCAGCGGTCAGGACAACTGCTCCGCCCACAGCGAGTCCAAAGACTACTGCTACTCGGCTCGCATCCGCAGCACGGTGCTGCAGGGGCTGCCGTTCGGAGGAGTGCCCACCGTGCTCGCCCTCGACTTCATGTGCTTCctg GTGCTGCTCTTCGTCTTCTCCATCCTACGGAAAGTGGCGTGGGACTATGGCCGCCTGGCGCTGGTCACCGACGctgacag CGTCGCCTCAGCGATGCACTCAGAGACGCCCGACCGATACGAACGCCTCACCTCCGTCTCCAGCTCCGTCGACTTCGACCAGAGAGACAAC gGCTTCTGCTCGTGGTTGACGGCCATCTTCAGAATAAA ggaTGAAGAGATCAGGGAGAAGTGTGGTGAGGACGCCGTCCACTATCTGTCCTTCCAGCGTCACATCATCGGCCTGCTGGTCGTCGTCGGCGTCCTCTCTGTCGGCATCGTCCTGCCCGTCAACTTCTCCGGAGACCTGCTGG AAAACAACGCCTACAGCTTCGGACGCACCACCATAGCCAACCTGAAGTCTGG GACGAACCTGCTGTGGCTGCACACGTCGTTTGCCTTCATGTATCTGCTCCTGACCGTCTACAGCATGAGGAGACACACGTCCAAGATGCACTACAAGGAGGACGACCTG GTGAAGCGCACTTTATTCATTAACGGCATCTCTAAATACGCCGAGGAGACTCAGATCAAACAGCACTTTGA GCAGGCGTACGAGAACTGCACCGTGCTCGAGGCTCGAATCTGCTACAACGTGGCCAAACTGATGTCTCTGAACGCCGAGAG GAAGAAGACGGAGCGCAGTAAGAAGTTCTTCACCGACCTGATGGCGAAGGAACACGTTCCCACCATGATCAACCCCAAACCCTGTGGACACCTCTGCTGCTGCGCCATCACCGGCTGCGAAGAG gaggaggcagTCAGCTACTACACCAAGAGGGAGGCCAAGCTGAAGGAGGAGTacaggaaggagaaggagaaggtcCACACTAAACCGCTGGGCATGGCCTTTGTCACCTTCCAGAATGAGGCCATGACTGCCAT TATTTTGAAGGACTTCAACGCTTGTCAGGTTCAGGGCTGTCGGTGTCGTCAGGAGCCACAGTCCTCTCAGTTCAGCGAGGCTCTTCACGTTCACAGCTGGAGTGTTTCGTACGCGCCCGACCCGCAGAACGTCCGCTG GGAACACCTGTCGCTGGGCGGGATCTGCTGGTGGATCCGCTGCTTCATCATCAACTGCATCCTCTTCatcctgctcttcttcctcaccACGCCCGCCATCATCATCTCCACCATGGACAAGTTCAACGTCACCAAGCCCGTCGAGTATCTCAAT AACCCGATCGTCACCCAGTTCTTCCccactctgctgctctgggccttctctgctctgctgcccaCCATCGTCTACTACTCGGCCTTCTTCGAGGCTCATTGGACCAG gtctggAGAAAACAGGACGACGATGCATAAATGTTACACCTTCCTGATCTTCATGGTTCTGCTGCTGCCATCTCTCGGACTCAGCAG TCTGGATGTTTTCTTCCGTTGGCTCTTTGATAAGAAGTTCCTGGCTGATGCCAAAGTCAGATTTGA GTGCGTCTTCCTGCCAGATAACGGAGCATTCTTTGTCAACTACGTCATCGCCTCTGCGTTCATCGGGAACGCCATGGACCTGCTGAGGATCCCCGGTCTGCTCATGTACATGATCCGGCTGTGCCTGGCTCGCTCTGCTGCCGACCGCCGCAACGTCAAGAGG CACCAGGCCTATGAGTTTCAGTTCGGGGCCGCGTATGCCTGGATGATGAATGTCTTCACGGTGGTGATGGCCTACAGTATCACCTGTCCCATCATCGTCCCCTTCG GTCTGATGTACATGCTGCTGAAACACCTGGTGGACCGGTACAACATGTACTACGCCTACCTGCCCTCCAAACTGGACAAGAAGATCCACTCGGGAGCCGTCACCCAGGTGGTGGCAGCTCCCATCCTCTGCCTCTTCTGGCTGCTCTTCTTCTCCACTGTACGCACAG GCTTTGAGACGCCAACCTCCATGTTCACTCTGGTGGTTCTGATCGTCACCATCgtggtctgtctgtctcacgTCTGCTTCGGACACTTCAAGTACCTCAGCGCTCACAACTACAAG atCGACACCAAGGAGAACGACGTGGACGCCGTCGAGAACGGACGTCCATCTCGTCCTTCGTCCTCCCCCACCACCAAATCTCAG cagcagcaacagcagcagcagcagcagcagcagcagcagatgtacATCGCCCAGGTGCTCCAGGACCCAAACTCGGACGAGCCTGGCGGTGGCAGTGGCGAGGAGGACCGAGGGTCGTCCCAGGACGAGGAAATGATGAACGGAGGGAACAGCATCAATGAGGCGGATTTTCAGTCAGGGGAGGACAGTCTGATCGCCAACGAGGTCCACCAGTAG